In Hymenobacter sublimis, a single genomic region encodes these proteins:
- a CDS encoding cytochrome b/b6 domain-containing protein has translation MTPQTEQAPLATGPKRNSLGLRLWHWANTAVVSGLLLTILFLFVIVQMKTVGSEFQKVLAAEGVTFSREQVRGLTRIVSHRIWDWHIGLGVALTVLLVLRIVVEVVQKGGQRFGVKLAVARRVFQQRGPELQDSRHSLLVKYSYLAFYLMLVVMVVTGLVLLYADDVEVLHRIEHTTEEVHNITMYLVLAFTAGHLAGVVYAELTKNRGIVSDMIHGGSPAEQA, from the coding sequence ATGACTCCGCAAACCGAACAAGCCCCACTAGCTACGGGCCCGAAACGCAACTCCTTGGGCCTGCGCCTCTGGCATTGGGCCAACACCGCCGTTGTCAGTGGCCTGCTGCTCACCATCCTGTTTCTGTTCGTTATTGTGCAGATGAAGACGGTAGGCTCGGAGTTTCAGAAGGTGCTGGCCGCAGAAGGCGTTACGTTTTCGCGGGAGCAGGTGCGGGGCCTGACGCGCATCGTGTCGCACCGCATCTGGGACTGGCACATTGGGCTAGGTGTGGCCCTTACGGTGTTGCTGGTGCTGCGCATAGTGGTGGAAGTGGTGCAGAAGGGCGGGCAGCGCTTCGGCGTGAAGCTAGCCGTAGCGCGCCGCGTTTTCCAGCAGCGCGGCCCCGAGTTGCAAGACTCTCGCCACTCCCTGCTGGTGAAATATTCCTACCTCGCCTTCTACCTGATGCTGGTCGTGATGGTAGTAACCGGGCTGGTGCTGCTGTACGCCGACGACGTAGAAGTCCTCCACCGGATTGAGCACACCACGGAAGAAGTGCACAACATCACGATGTACCTCGTGCTGGCTTTTACCGCCGGCCACCTAGCGGGAGTTGTTTACGCCGAGCTGACCAAGAACCGGGGCATCGTTTCGGATATGATTCATGGGGGCAGCCCCGCGGAGCAAGCGTAG
- a CDS encoding NAD(P)-dependent alcohol dehydrogenase: MAEAKGYAAPAVNAPLVPFDFQRREVGAHDVRIEILFCGVCHSDLHQVRDEWGGSVFPMVPGHEIVGRVTEVGAHVKGFKAGDLAGVGCMVNSCQHCPECNQGLEQYCDEGFVGTYGATDRDGTVTYGGYSNSIVVTEKFVLHVSEKLDLARVAPLLCAGITTWSPLRQWNAKAGDRVAVMGLGGLGHMAVKFAAAMGCEVTVFSTSPNKEADAKALGAHKFVVTKDKESMKSVSNYFDLIINTVSAPMDLAPYINTLRVDGTMVLLGVPPEAPQLHAFNLIAKRRRIAGSLIGGIQETQEMLDFCAEHNVMSDIELIRMDYINEAYERMLKSDVKYRFVLDLATI, from the coding sequence ATGGCAGAAGCAAAAGGCTATGCTGCTCCGGCAGTAAATGCTCCCCTCGTCCCCTTTGATTTTCAGCGCCGCGAGGTTGGCGCCCACGATGTGCGCATCGAAATCCTGTTCTGCGGCGTCTGCCACTCTGATCTGCACCAGGTGCGCGACGAGTGGGGCGGCTCAGTATTCCCCATGGTGCCCGGCCACGAAATTGTGGGCCGCGTGACCGAGGTAGGCGCCCACGTGAAAGGCTTTAAAGCCGGCGACCTGGCCGGCGTAGGCTGTATGGTCAACTCCTGCCAGCACTGCCCCGAGTGCAACCAAGGCCTAGAGCAGTACTGCGACGAAGGCTTCGTGGGTACCTACGGCGCTACTGACCGCGACGGCACGGTAACCTACGGCGGCTACTCCAACAGCATTGTAGTGACGGAAAAATTCGTGCTGCACGTATCCGAAAAGCTGGATTTGGCCCGCGTGGCCCCGTTGCTGTGCGCCGGCATTACCACCTGGTCGCCGCTGCGCCAGTGGAATGCCAAAGCCGGCGACCGGGTAGCGGTAATGGGCCTGGGCGGCCTGGGCCACATGGCCGTAAAATTCGCCGCCGCCATGGGCTGCGAGGTAACCGTGTTCAGCACCTCGCCTAACAAGGAAGCCGATGCCAAAGCCCTGGGCGCCCACAAGTTTGTGGTAACCAAGGATAAGGAGTCGATGAAATCCGTGTCGAATTACTTCGACCTGATCATCAACACCGTATCGGCACCTATGGATTTGGCCCCTTACATCAACACCCTGCGCGTGGATGGCACCATGGTGCTGCTAGGCGTACCGCCAGAAGCGCCTCAACTGCATGCCTTCAACCTCATTGCCAAGCGCCGCCGCATTGCCGGCTCCCTAATTGGTGGCATTCAGGAAACGCAGGAAATGCTGGATTTTTGCGCCGAACACAACGTCATGAGCGACATTGAGCTCATCCGTATGGACTACATCAACGAGGCTTACGAGCGGATGCTTAAGTCCGATGTGAAGTACCGCTTCGTGCTGGATTTGGCGACTATCTAG